The following proteins are co-located in the Leptospira selangorensis genome:
- the pth gene encoding aminoacyl-tRNA hydrolase — translation MANLKLMIVGLGNPGQKYERNRHNIGFLVLDDIAKDWGIDLNQSSKEAKGKLDRDGVSYYFLKPLEYMNLSGKAVSELSRKNGIPPENILVIHDEVDFPFSKLKFKQSGGNGGHNGIKDISEKLGSPDFFRLRFGVGKPGDSALTAGHVLSNFNQEEMSKLPELFDQAKQKIKDWVRERQIIFSKASDK, via the coding sequence ATGGCAAACTTAAAACTGATGATCGTTGGTCTGGGCAATCCAGGCCAAAAATATGAAAGAAACCGTCATAATATTGGCTTTCTGGTCTTGGATGATATCGCCAAAGATTGGGGAATAGACTTGAATCAGTCTTCTAAAGAAGCAAAAGGAAAACTAGACAGGGACGGAGTTTCTTACTATTTTCTAAAACCTTTGGAATATATGAATCTTTCCGGCAAGGCTGTCTCAGAACTATCTCGCAAAAACGGAATCCCTCCTGAAAACATTTTAGTCATTCATGACGAAGTAGATTTTCCATTTTCCAAACTCAAATTCAAACAGAGCGGTGGAAATGGCGGTCATAATGGGATCAAAGACATCTCCGAAAAATTAGGTTCACCTGATTTTTTTAGGCTCAGATTCGGAGTGGGAAAACCTGGGGATAGCGCACTCACAGCAGGACATGTTCTATCCAATTTTAACCAGGAAGAAATGAGTAAATTACCCGAATTATTCGACCAGGCAAAACAAAAAATAAAAGATTGGGTCCGGGAAAGACAGATCATTTTTTCGAAAGCCTCCGATAAATAA
- the xseA gene encoding exodeoxyribonuclease VII large subunit, with product MEETKTYSVSEINSIVKQLLTGPDILRNIWIQGEISNYSKSHQGHIYFNLKDAKSLIACTFFSYSNGRYKGKPLENGMEIKAFGAISVYEPRGQYNLNISKIEELGQGDLLLQIEELKRKLAAQGVFDPERKRKLPTFPWRIGVATSPTGAAIEDIIRISKQRFPNIDILISPCLVQGDGAPDSIVSAIKELNDSRWDVDLIIAGRGGGSTEDLMAFNDEKVVLAFAQSRVPIISAVGHQIDSVLSDLAADHFAPTPTAAAEMAVPEMELIESGLAEFEVRLKTALKNQANNLREKFRILTNKKAFLDPRSMLNDRILQLDEINSRIHLLGKNYLMSAQNKFSPVSTGLITSFKSQLERKKKEFQLLSGKLEGFSPLGTLKRGYSVVRKKGKKVVTSPAQLEKEEELEVILAEGRIRVSYQGEIQ from the coding sequence ATGGAAGAAACAAAAACATATTCCGTTTCGGAAATCAATTCAATCGTTAAACAACTTCTGACCGGTCCGGATATTCTTAGAAATATCTGGATCCAAGGAGAGATCTCTAATTATTCGAAGTCTCACCAAGGTCATATTTATTTTAACTTAAAAGATGCAAAGTCTCTAATCGCTTGTACTTTTTTCTCTTATAGTAATGGAAGATATAAGGGAAAACCTTTGGAAAACGGTATGGAGATCAAGGCGTTCGGTGCTATCTCTGTCTACGAACCTAGGGGCCAATACAATTTAAATATTTCTAAAATAGAAGAGCTGGGACAAGGAGACCTTCTACTACAGATAGAAGAGCTGAAAAGAAAACTTGCTGCCCAAGGTGTTTTTGATCCGGAAAGAAAAAGAAAACTTCCAACATTTCCCTGGAGGATCGGCGTTGCTACTTCTCCCACCGGAGCTGCGATCGAAGACATTATCCGTATTTCTAAACAAAGATTTCCGAATATAGATATTCTGATCTCTCCTTGTCTTGTACAAGGAGATGGGGCTCCAGATTCTATTGTTTCTGCAATCAAAGAGTTAAATGATTCTCGTTGGGATGTGGATCTGATCATTGCCGGTAGAGGTGGTGGAAGTACAGAAGACCTAATGGCATTTAACGATGAGAAAGTAGTTCTCGCATTTGCACAGAGTCGTGTTCCTATTATTTCCGCGGTCGGTCACCAGATAGATTCAGTTCTTTCTGATTTGGCGGCTGACCATTTTGCACCTACTCCTACAGCCGCGGCAGAAATGGCTGTGCCGGAAATGGAACTTATAGAATCAGGACTTGCTGAATTTGAAGTAAGGCTTAAGACTGCTTTAAAAAACCAGGCAAATAATCTGAGAGAAAAGTTTCGTATACTCACGAATAAAAAAGCATTCTTAGATCCTAGATCCATGTTGAATGATCGTATTCTACAATTGGATGAGATCAATTCCAGGATACATTTATTGGGCAAAAATTATCTAATGAGCGCCCAAAACAAATTTAGTCCTGTATCGACTGGATTGATTACTTCTTTTAAATCCCAGCTGGAAAGAAAGAAGAAGGAGTTCCAACTACTCTCCGGAAAACTGGAAGGTTTTTCTCCATTAGGGACCTTGAAAAGAGGATATTCCGTGGTAAGGAAGAAAGGAAAAAAAGTCGTTACATCTCCAGCACAATTGGAGAAAGAGGAAGAACTAGAAGTCATATTGGCGGAAGGTAGGATTCGGGTTTCTTACCAAGGTGAAATACAATGA
- a CDS encoding tyrosine recombinase XerC, translating into MSEYAVKLPQFPSEILNSAASRFYEYLRVEKNYSQNTLNAYLLDLKSFFEFCLQEQIEIYQLESVDVRSYFAFLSKNQGLDRRTQSRKLSSLRTFYKVLLKDNLVPGNPILSVSFPKTRKQVPKNFRIEETESILDYEYENENASEILNIRDKAILEVLYSSGLRVFELVDATLVQLSADHTILKVLGKRRKERYVYLGKEAIKSLNEYLDVRPRFRPRSDEIFLNQKGNKLTTRGVRYILNERRKRMGWDKPITPHKFRHTFATDLLDAGADIRAVQELLGHSSLSTTQVYLSVSKEKIKEVYRKAHPHARLDKSK; encoded by the coding sequence GTGAGCGAATACGCGGTCAAACTTCCCCAATTTCCTTCTGAAATCCTGAATTCTGCCGCTTCTCGTTTTTATGAATATCTGAGGGTTGAAAAAAATTATTCCCAAAACACTCTCAATGCTTATCTCCTAGACCTGAAATCATTTTTCGAATTTTGCCTACAAGAACAGATAGAAATCTACCAATTAGAATCAGTGGATGTTCGTTCTTATTTTGCGTTCCTTTCTAAAAACCAAGGTTTGGATAGAAGAACCCAAAGTAGAAAACTCTCCAGCCTTAGGACATTCTATAAAGTATTATTAAAAGATAATTTGGTTCCGGGAAATCCTATACTTTCAGTTAGTTTTCCTAAAACCAGAAAACAAGTCCCTAAAAATTTCAGGATAGAAGAAACCGAAAGTATCTTAGATTACGAATACGAGAATGAAAACGCGTCGGAGATCCTAAATATCAGAGATAAAGCGATCTTAGAAGTTTTATATTCATCGGGGCTCAGGGTTTTTGAGTTAGTCGATGCGACTCTAGTACAATTATCAGCGGATCATACTATCTTAAAGGTGCTTGGTAAAAGAAGAAAGGAAAGATACGTATATTTAGGAAAAGAAGCCATCAAAAGTCTAAATGAATACTTAGATGTGCGTCCTAGATTTCGTCCCAGATCTGATGAAATTTTTCTGAATCAAAAGGGAAATAAACTGACGACCAGAGGGGTTCGTTATATTTTGAACGAGAGAAGGAAAAGAATGGGATGGGACAAACCCATTACCCCCCATAAATTCCGTCACACGTTCGCAACGGACTTACTCGATGCCGGCGCAGATATCCGCGCAGTCCAAGAGCTTTTGGGGCATTCCTCTCTATCCACCACCCAGGTTTACCTGAGCGTGAGTAAGGAAAAGATCAAAGAGGTCTACCGAAAGGCTCACCCACATGCAAGACTCGATAAATCCAAATAA
- a CDS encoding DUF5684 domain-containing protein, with protein sequence MEESSGSGIGLVITAIVYIAILGVFLFSFWKIFEKAGRPGWAGIIPIYNLYVLMEIVGRPGWWFILFFVPCVGIIISILVAIDLAKSFGKTAGYAVLFIFGIGYPILAFSDSKYVGPAAKSA encoded by the coding sequence ATGGAAGAAAGTTCAGGTTCAGGAATCGGTTTAGTTATAACCGCGATCGTTTATATTGCGATCCTCGGAGTATTCCTATTTTCCTTCTGGAAAATTTTCGAAAAAGCAGGCAGACCCGGTTGGGCAGGGATCATTCCGATTTATAACCTTTATGTATTAATGGAAATCGTTGGAAGACCTGGTTGGTGGTTTATCCTATTTTTTGTCCCTTGCGTTGGTATCATTATCAGCATTCTTGTTGCTATCGATTTGGCTAAATCATTCGGTAAAACTGCAGGTTATGCGGTACTTTTCATTTTCGGAATTGGATATCCAATATTAGCATTCTCTGATTCAAAATATGTGGGACCAGCTGCGAAATCAGCTTAA
- a CDS encoding DedA family protein, translated as MQFTGFDFYIQTLLDWVSGLPSALVWFFFAFSNFTENVFPPWPGDTVTAFGGFLLARGALSFWELVSSTLVGNLAGAWVMYAFGHKLLDWLKNKNFPFKSELYNEESIQKTLDWFSRNGVVVVIFSRFSAGIRFFVSIVAGMVDMRPLLFFSAFTLAVTIWCGILIYGGFYLGSHWEKVLEFLALYNKIFTGFFVTAVLGFIIYKKFFERRKEA; from the coding sequence ATGCAATTCACCGGATTCGATTTTTATATCCAAACTCTATTGGATTGGGTATCCGGTCTGCCAAGCGCCCTGGTCTGGTTTTTTTTCGCATTTTCCAATTTTACTGAAAACGTTTTTCCTCCTTGGCCGGGAGATACTGTCACCGCATTCGGTGGGTTTTTACTCGCAAGAGGCGCCTTAAGTTTTTGGGAACTCGTCTCAAGTACATTAGTGGGAAATCTTGCAGGTGCCTGGGTCATGTATGCTTTCGGCCATAAGTTACTGGATTGGTTGAAGAATAAAAACTTCCCATTTAAATCCGAATTGTACAACGAAGAATCTATTCAAAAAACCTTGGATTGGTTTTCCAGAAATGGAGTGGTTGTAGTGATCTTCTCCAGATTCTCCGCAGGGATACGATTTTTCGTTTCTATAGTCGCCGGAATGGTGGATATGAGGCCCTTATTATTTTTCTCGGCATTCACATTAGCAGTCACCATTTGGTGTGGGATACTGATCTACGGTGGATTTTATCTAGGATCTCATTGGGAGAAGGTCCTGGAATTTTTAGCTCTATATAATAAAATTTTTACAGGCTTTTTCGTGACCGCAGTTCTTGGATTTATAATCTACAAAAAGTTTTTCGAAAGAAGAAAGGAAGCCTAG
- the hslV gene encoding ATP-dependent protease subunit HslV, with protein MQDSINPNKIHATTILCVRKGGKVAIAGDGQVSFGNTVMKNTARKVRKLYSDKIVSGFAGSAADAFTLFELFEKKVQEYGGSLSRSAVELAREWRSDRALRRLEAMLIVADKDESFLVSGTGDVISPDDGILAIGSGGNYALSAARALYNHTNLEPSQIVKEAMNIAADICIYTNHNIIVEEIGQ; from the coding sequence ATGCAAGACTCGATAAATCCAAATAAAATTCATGCAACCACGATACTCTGCGTTCGCAAAGGCGGAAAAGTAGCAATCGCAGGTGACGGACAAGTTTCTTTCGGAAACACCGTCATGAAGAATACCGCAAGAAAAGTTCGTAAACTTTATTCCGATAAAATTGTATCCGGCTTTGCCGGTTCCGCAGCCGACGCTTTTACATTATTCGAATTATTCGAAAAAAAAGTACAGGAATACGGAGGAAGTCTTTCCAGATCCGCGGTCGAACTTGCAAGAGAATGGAGATCTGATAGAGCTCTCAGAAGATTAGAAGCAATGTTAATCGTAGCTGATAAGGACGAATCTTTTTTAGTTTCCGGAACAGGAGACGTGATCTCTCCTGATGATGGAATTTTAGCGATTGGTTCTGGTGGAAATTATGCACTCTCCGCAGCAAGAGCTCTGTATAATCATACCAACTTGGAACCTTCTCAGATCGTAAAAGAAGCCATGAACATAGCAGCAGATATTTGTATATACACAAATCATAATATAATTGTAGAGGAAATCGGACAATGA
- a CDS encoding Smr/MutS family protein, translated as MARGKHSDQNRKGPKSIYIRKMRYEEAYRLLDREIQAAFMKGETLVEVVHGIGEGVLKKMTDDYIRAHSFLKILEDGGLHLANNPGSTLVEIMGPSSEDLKKYLK; from the coding sequence ATGGCGAGAGGGAAACATTCGGATCAGAACCGGAAAGGTCCCAAGTCGATTTATATCCGTAAAATGAGATATGAAGAGGCATATCGGCTCTTGGATCGGGAAATCCAAGCCGCATTCATGAAAGGGGAAACCCTGGTAGAAGTTGTACACGGGATAGGCGAAGGAGTTTTGAAAAAAATGACCGACGATTATATCCGAGCGCATTCCTTTCTTAAAATTTTAGAAGATGGGGGACTTCACCTGGCAAATAACCCTGGTTCCACACTTGTGGAGATCATGGGCCCATCCTCTGAAGATCTAAAAAAGTACTTAAAATAA
- a CDS encoding phosphatase domain-containing protein has translation MTEETERKISKNTEKRRAAICGGTLGRENRYYIRGQVVDISVSEEMTDPKKWDLLTGLFQGQEKEITPFLDYGLESVRKPILVAEIVDQSGKILHRSPEIRGDESGFFFHEFTFPLSPGNYTFHIHFLKPDSYRQFGKDLAYLNTPGKHELVSQSLIGMGALRILSEEYTGIVTTSDIDQTYLATDIHSNKGKISTLFETPEQKLPLPGMPTLFKELREATTDSPLCFISASPHFFRRTLLSTFRTQGVKTESLHLKYLEGTLKGMVDKFWDTLSHPTRFLTEGLWGAVERVRKFAGSSFQSLFDQLAYKLTILLRDRIYLPTNSKEILLGDNTESDYLIFILYQFILTGALQGKELEDYLYKLNFLGRDAITRDNAKLIRELAEENHRIHGHINPVQLVLINKTELGPPSDEMKWNVRSALPTGLDPWKTEGIAPYIPTDGALGFALVMVEREILDLSSVLKISGDMAGQWFEGKVIDPNVLLELAKKLELPKETESIHKKFVKTLKEVLEA, from the coding sequence GTGACGGAAGAAACAGAACGCAAAATTTCCAAGAATACCGAGAAACGTAGGGCCGCAATCTGCGGAGGAACTCTCGGCAGAGAAAACCGTTATTATATCCGAGGCCAGGTAGTGGATATCTCCGTCAGCGAAGAAATGACGGATCCTAAAAAATGGGACCTTCTCACCGGCTTATTCCAAGGACAAGAAAAAGAGATCACTCCATTTTTAGACTACGGACTCGAGTCAGTTCGTAAGCCTATCCTTGTCGCGGAAATTGTAGACCAGTCCGGAAAAATATTACATCGTTCTCCTGAGATCAGAGGAGATGAAAGTGGATTTTTTTTCCATGAGTTTACATTTCCTTTAAGTCCTGGAAATTATACATTTCACATTCATTTCTTAAAACCTGATTCGTACAGACAGTTTGGGAAAGACCTGGCTTATTTAAACACTCCTGGCAAACATGAGTTAGTCTCCCAAAGCCTGATCGGAATGGGGGCTTTGCGTATTTTATCCGAAGAATATACCGGGATCGTAACAACTTCTGATATTGACCAGACCTATCTCGCTACGGATATCCATTCCAATAAGGGAAAAATTTCCACATTATTCGAAACACCTGAGCAGAAATTACCTTTGCCTGGTATGCCTACATTATTCAAAGAACTAAGAGAAGCTACGACTGATTCTCCTCTTTGTTTTATTTCCGCTAGTCCCCATTTTTTCAGAAGGACCCTACTCTCCACATTCAGAACACAAGGTGTAAAAACTGAATCACTTCACTTAAAGTATTTAGAAGGTACCCTGAAAGGAATGGTGGATAAGTTTTGGGACACTCTTTCTCATCCTACTAGATTTTTGACAGAAGGCCTTTGGGGAGCAGTGGAAAGAGTTCGTAAATTTGCCGGATCTTCTTTCCAAAGTTTATTCGATCAGTTGGCGTATAAGCTTACGATCCTTCTAAGGGACAGGATATATCTTCCTACAAACTCCAAGGAAATTTTGCTTGGGGATAATACTGAAAGTGATTATCTGATCTTTATTTTGTACCAGTTCATTCTGACTGGAGCATTACAAGGTAAGGAATTGGAGGATTATCTTTATAAGCTGAACTTTTTAGGAAGAGATGCGATTACACGAGATAATGCAAAACTAATCCGAGAACTTGCAGAAGAAAATCATAGGATCCACGGACATATCAATCCCGTTCAATTGGTTCTAATCAATAAAACGGAACTCGGGCCTCCTTCCGATGAAATGAAATGGAATGTCAGAAGTGCACTTCCTACCGGTTTGGATCCTTGGAAGACGGAAGGAATTGCGCCTTATATTCCTACAGATGGCGCTTTAGGCTTTGCACTTGTAATGGTAGAAAGAGAAATTTTAGATCTTTCTTCCGTTTTAAAAATTTCGGGAGATATGGCAGGACAATGGTTCGAAGGAAAAGTGATAGATCCGAATGTTCTACTGGAGCTTGCAAAAAAATTAGAACTTCCTAAAGAAACAGAATCAATTCATAAGAAGTTTGTAAAAACCCTAAAAGAAGTTTTGGAAGCCTAG
- the cimA gene encoding (R)-citramalate synthase CimA, with amino-acid sequence MGNTKPKVQILDVTLRDGEQTRGVSFSASEKLNIAKFLLQNLKVDRVEIASARVSQGELESVRGIMSWAASEGLEKRIEILGFVDSHKSVDWILASGAKTLNLLTKGSLKHLEGQLKKTPKEHFEEVSETIQYAKKNGLEVNIYLEDWSNGYLNSKEYVLDFVSHLSKEPLGKIFLPDTLGVLSPDETFSGISLLTQKHPELHFEFHGHNDYDLSVANCLFAVKAGAKGLHVSVNGLGERAGNSPLEAVITALHDKVGICTDVDEKSISEASRLVEVFSGKRISANRPVVGEDVFTQTAGVHADGDKKGNLYANPILPERFGRKRSYALGKLAGKASISENLKQLGLVLSPEIEKKVLEKVIELGDQNKNITPEDLPFIIADVSGNSSVQAIKITGCKINSGIGIRPKAIVELEYHGTKYSEEGEGDGGYDAFMSALTSIASKAGLSIPRLVDYEVRIPPGGKTDALVETMITWNKTQENHEEENFKTMGIHCDQTVAAVLATEKMLNLILPTWQT; translated from the coding sequence ATGGGAAACACAAAACCTAAAGTCCAAATTCTGGATGTAACTCTCAGAGATGGGGAGCAGACCAGAGGTGTAAGTTTCTCCGCTTCCGAAAAACTAAATATCGCAAAATTTCTATTACAAAATCTGAAAGTAGATAGAGTAGAGATCGCATCCGCTAGAGTCTCTCAGGGAGAATTAGAAAGTGTGAGAGGGATCATGTCCTGGGCCGCTTCCGAAGGCCTGGAAAAAAGGATAGAGATCTTAGGATTCGTAGATTCTCACAAAAGTGTGGACTGGATCCTTGCTTCCGGAGCTAAAACATTAAATCTGCTCACAAAAGGTTCTCTCAAACATTTAGAAGGACAACTCAAAAAAACTCCAAAAGAACATTTCGAAGAAGTATCCGAAACCATCCAATACGCTAAGAAGAACGGCCTCGAAGTAAATATCTATTTAGAAGATTGGTCTAATGGCTATCTAAACAGCAAAGAATATGTTTTGGATTTTGTTTCTCATCTTTCTAAAGAACCGTTAGGCAAAATTTTCCTACCTGATACCCTGGGAGTTCTTTCTCCAGACGAAACATTCTCAGGAATTTCACTTCTTACCCAAAAACATCCGGAACTACATTTTGAGTTCCACGGACATAACGATTACGATCTTTCCGTAGCTAACTGCTTATTCGCAGTCAAAGCAGGAGCAAAAGGTTTACACGTTAGTGTAAATGGCCTGGGAGAAAGAGCAGGAAACTCTCCACTCGAAGCAGTGATAACAGCACTCCATGATAAAGTGGGAATATGTACTGATGTGGACGAAAAATCAATCTCTGAAGCAAGCCGCTTGGTAGAAGTATTCAGCGGAAAAAGGATCTCTGCAAACCGTCCTGTAGTGGGAGAAGATGTATTCACCCAAACTGCAGGAGTCCATGCAGACGGAGATAAAAAAGGGAATTTATACGCAAATCCAATCCTACCGGAACGTTTCGGCAGAAAAAGAAGTTATGCCCTAGGTAAACTTGCAGGAAAAGCAAGCATTTCCGAAAATCTAAAACAACTTGGTCTTGTACTTTCTCCAGAGATCGAAAAAAAGGTTTTAGAAAAGGTAATCGAACTAGGGGATCAAAATAAAAATATCACACCGGAAGATCTTCCATTTATCATCGCAGACGTTTCCGGAAATTCAAGTGTACAAGCGATCAAGATCACCGGATGTAAGATCAACTCAGGAATTGGGATCCGCCCGAAAGCAATTGTAGAATTAGAATATCATGGTACAAAATATTCTGAAGAAGGAGAAGGTGACGGAGGTTACGACGCATTCATGTCCGCACTGACTAGCATAGCTTCCAAAGCCGGCCTTTCTATTCCTAGACTCGTAGACTATGAGGTCCGAATTCCTCCCGGTGGAAAAACGGATGCACTCGTGGAAACAATGATTACCTGGAATAAAACACAGGAAAATCATGAAGAAGAAAATTTCAAAACTATGGGAATCCACTGCGACCAAACAGTAGCTGCGGTTTTAGCTACGGAAAAAATGCTGAACTTAATTCTTCCTACATGGCAAACTTAA
- a CDS encoding AI-2E family transporter, whose protein sequence is MSPKEGQETNRKLFNLILGIFCIGTGLLLFVVLRPYFYSALVALILYLATRKQYKQLRRLVGPKFEPLAPWIMIGSVCMIVILPSYFMIRTLIEESLSILFKIRISLSEDKIIDTIMSLNILTDLFTDNPFFWVKLPEIYGDFAKNYIDILNLDSLYAVLSNASSFILGSIDLPAGIIMNLFFSLLLLFFFYQDGRKIERFILDNLPFSTEVEEQVGRKIASAVQTVFKGNLIVSIMQGAGVYILLLFAKISNPFLYASLAAFFSLIPVIGTSVVWLPIGLYLMFIENNIIGASLFMVMGLTLYIVLENVVKPKMLDKKLRIHPLLIFLSLIGGIQEFGIMGLVLGPVAVTMVVILWDFWKLYRKDFFAS, encoded by the coding sequence ATGTCCCCCAAAGAAGGACAGGAAACCAACCGAAAACTTTTCAACTTGATCCTGGGTATATTTTGTATCGGGACAGGACTCCTGCTCTTTGTAGTTTTAAGACCTTATTTTTATTCCGCACTTGTTGCTTTGATCTTATACTTAGCCACTCGCAAACAATACAAACAGTTAAGAAGATTGGTTGGTCCTAAGTTTGAACCATTGGCACCTTGGATCATGATCGGTTCCGTTTGTATGATCGTAATTTTGCCTTCTTATTTTATGATCCGCACTCTGATCGAGGAATCTCTTTCCATTCTGTTTAAGATCAGGATCTCTCTTTCTGAAGATAAGATCATAGATACGATCATGAGCCTGAATATACTCACTGATCTATTCACGGATAATCCATTCTTCTGGGTAAAACTTCCTGAAATTTATGGAGACTTTGCTAAGAACTATATAGATATCCTGAACTTGGACAGCTTATACGCTGTTTTAAGTAATGCTTCTTCTTTTATTCTAGGTTCTATAGATCTTCCCGCCGGGATCATTATGAATCTGTTCTTCTCCCTTTTACTTTTGTTCTTCTTCTACCAAGACGGAAGAAAAATAGAAAGATTCATTTTGGACAATTTACCATTCTCCACAGAGGTAGAAGAACAAGTAGGAAGAAAGATCGCGTCTGCTGTGCAAACTGTATTTAAAGGAAATCTAATCGTTTCCATTATGCAGGGGGCTGGAGTTTATATTCTTCTTCTATTCGCAAAAATTTCCAACCCTTTCTTATATGCGAGTCTTGCAGCCTTTTTCTCTTTGATACCTGTGATTGGAACCTCAGTAGTATGGTTGCCGATCGGACTTTATTTGATGTTCATAGAGAATAATATCATCGGTGCGAGCTTATTTATGGTAATGGGCCTGACCTTGTATATCGTTTTAGAGAATGTCGTAAAACCTAAGATGTTAGATAAAAAACTTAGGATCCATCCTTTGTTGATATTTTTGTCCTTGATTGGAGGAATCCAAGAATTTGGGATCATGGGACTGGTGCTTGGACCGGTTGCTGTCACAATGGTTGTGATTCTTTGGGACTTCTGGAAATTATACAGAAAAGATTTTTTCGCCAGTTAA
- a CDS encoding DUF2752 domain-containing protein, with the protein MWDQLRNQLNKSLILETGPGSGPVSILFSLIAFLTLTISISFLIPLDTESEHWFTICWWKHLTGWDCPGCGLTRSVICFFRGDFLQSWEYHPFGIPISILGISGFIIRWNLGKQVWRKILENRFTEVFAYLGIISIFVWYYIKHFY; encoded by the coding sequence ATGTGGGACCAGCTGCGAAATCAGCTTAATAAATCCCTAATATTAGAAACCGGGCCTGGTTCGGGTCCGGTTTCCATTTTATTTTCCTTAATCGCTTTTTTAACCCTCACCATTTCGATTTCCTTTCTGATACCATTGGACACAGAATCGGAACATTGGTTTACGATCTGTTGGTGGAAACATTTAACAGGCTGGGATTGTCCAGGTTGTGGACTAACAAGATCAGTGATCTGTTTTTTTAGAGGGGATTTTTTACAGTCTTGGGAATATCATCCATTCGGAATCCCGATCTCCATTTTAGGAATTTCCGGTTTTATCATCCGATGGAATCTAGGCAAACAAGTATGGAGAAAAATTTTAGAAAATCGTTTTACTGAAGTATTCGCGTATTTAGGAATTATCTCTATTTTTGTTTGGTACTATATCAAACATTTCTACTAA
- a CDS encoding exodeoxyribonuclease VII small subunit, with product MSKKTEISFEQALTELEQIAENLERGQLTLEESIKSYERGMELRTLCQSILAEAEGKIEYLSKSGNGETQKKTASPKSETSSRAATPPADDDELF from the coding sequence ATGAGCAAAAAAACAGAAATCAGTTTTGAACAGGCTTTAACCGAATTGGAGCAGATCGCTGAAAATTTGGAAAGAGGACAATTGACCCTAGAAGAATCCATTAAATCTTATGAAAGAGGAATGGAACTTAGAACTCTTTGCCAATCTATCCTTGCAGAAGCGGAAGGAAAAATTGAATATCTTTCCAAATCAGGAAATGGAGAAACTCAGAAAAAAACCGCGAGTCCTAAGTCTGAAACTTCCTCCAGAGCGGCTACTCCTCCGGCAGATGATGATGAGTTGTTTTAG